The window atcctaattgagacttgttatagcacttatatatcattgctctttttgttgtttttgattatttccactgtcttcatctgtaagtcgctttggattaaagcgtctgctaaattaataaatgtaaatgtaaaacgtGGGAAAAGCTGATGAGGAAGAAATTGGGGTTGAATCAATTTATATAGgcgaaaaaaatacttaattgcTCCATCTATAGCACATTGTGATTGGAAGTTTACAAATTGGATGTTGCCGATTTTTGTGGTTGtggtgtttgagtgtcaggtttcaGAAACTGTGTGAGAAGTAAAGTTTTTGTaagttgaaaaaaacaaacaaacaaacaaacaaacaacaacaaaaaactgtaattgtggtGAGAATGTAATCTTGTTCTCTCCAATGTTTAGGAACAATTAACTAAAATCAgcaaaattaaacttttaaaagtaGTTTACAGTAGATCAGTGGTTTATAAAGCAGCACAGCTTTTCTtgcaacaaacttttttttcccatcAAATAGTCATCAAATAGTGTATTTAGTGTCAATttatatgttcatgtttaatactgtcacaatcatttaaaaaaaaaaaatactgttcagaaaatgaataaataattgataaataggcctaaatattttagaaaagatATTGCACCTTTATAAGCTTCAGTGTagttatctattattattattttcttaaaataatgtGCTGCAACATTACTTATTTTTAGAAAGTGTAACTTGATATAATTTAACTaataatttaactttaatttaacttCTGCAGCTGGCCTCATATTTTGGGTGGGTGGGAAGATGCTTCAGACAGGGGGTTGAAGGGGAGATTGGGTTGGTGAAATCACCTTGATTCCATGCAGTGAACCTTTGATGTGCCTGAAGCTGACTTGGCAAGCCCTGAGCAAATCATATGCCTTAAAACTCAAATTCAGCTTGACATACTGAAATCATAACCATATGCAAGAATTCCACCTTCAGAAACACTGTGGCTCCACAGAGCTGGTGGACGAAGCATTAGCCAGGGATAACAAAAAGCAGGTTAGATGAAGATGGGAGTCTGAGGAGAAGATGGAGGTAAAGGGATGGGACATAGCACGAAACGAGAAGGGGGGTTCAGGAGGCAGATAGTGCATAAAAGGTTtggttaaaaatcaaataaaaaatttctgAAGAGAGCTAGACTACCTAAAATGGAAGTGAGATTAGAAGTCGAGTGAGGTGAAttttagagaaagaaaaaatttgTGAGACTCAGAGGTTTGACTGACTGAAAATACTTGcactaaaaaaaacaactgatagcagctctcagtgatatgtttcgggtccccgctataatagcagcaacattcacaaatgcttacagaacaagcgggaacccagtgtgcctgtagctttctctgtttcagttttatcacgtgatagaaagtctaaggccatctcaagccgaagggcaaactcatctaatctgtggcctattatgcatcaaaatggaagctttagcataagttctgccaggaagactcaattgttagcgtcacctattaccttttcaatcgtccaatcacgttctaataatagaagtataaaagAACCTGTGCTTACACTTGTCTGAGTTTGCAGATGCTGAACACGTCACTCGATTGCTCGCGTTCAGTTgccgaccaaaaaaaaaaaaaaaaaaaaaaaaaaaaaaaaatgtctcaaaacTCGCAATACATTTGTGATTACTCCGACTCCGACAATGAAATCGTCCCGCCATCTCCTGTTACCGCTCGCCGAAGTTCGCGTTTACAATGCCGCACTTCACCATGGGCTCAGTGGTCTTCGGAAAATATATACAAAGCTCTCGAAAACGCCGGAATACCAATAAGCCAAGGTCTCTCAAGAGAAGATATACTTTCCCTCGCCTATAACACGCTAGGCTATCCCCCGGTTCCTACCCAAACAACTCCAAAACCTTCAACATCGACAACTCAGACAAAACAATCCGGAAGGAAAAGAACGGCTAAATCATCTTCACCCGTTCCCGCAAAAAGAACATCACAACTTGCCAGAGCTCCGTCTCCACCTCAATGCATCGAATCCACCGATACAAATCTACATCTCATCTCTGCTGTTCAAAATCTCTCCAAAACAGTCAAAGAACTACAATCAAAAATGACTAACCTCGAACATTCTTTTACCAGTTCCCACTCAAGTACAGATCCGGCAATACACTCCTCAGCTATTCCACAATCTCGTCCTCCTCCTTCTGGAATTAGTAACTATCAGAGCATGCCATCGACTTCAGCTTCCTCGCCACCTTCTCAGCTCACTATCCAGACGCCTTTTCAAAATGTCTCCGCTTCACCGGCTTCCTCAAACTTCAACCTTTCCACAGCAACTCCAGCACAAGCATTCGGTAGGCGTTTTGTTCCACCAGCCGCCGCAACAGTGTCTAACCATTTAAGAAGCAATATCATCCAAGGTAAGGACATCAATCTTGCTACCTTACTGCTTCCTTCGCCTGCTGCCGACAGGAAAATGGTCGACTGTGGTGACGTGGCAGTACTTCTTAAAACTTCCGATCCCCGTTTACAACGAAATCTCTCGTTTGGCGAATTCGTCATTGCATTCAGTATTTATAGAGACATTCTGTGTCAAACATACCCCGAGAGAAGGGAAGAGCTAGATCTTTATCTATCAATGATGGCGGACTTCAGTCAAAGATACGGGGGAACTCTATTTTACGAGTACCACAAGTCCTTCTCAGCAAAATCTGCCTCCTTTATCTCACTTTTTAATTCAAGACTAGACTGGTCAGTTACCGACACCGAACTGCTCGTCCGCCATTTCGGAGGCCAAAAGAGCTTAACATGCGCTATTTGCAGCGCTCACGGTCACAAGGCTTCATTTTGCCCTAAAGCGTTTGCTAGTAACGCTCCAGCCGCTGTCCACGGTCCTGAAAATGTAAGCCTCTCTTCAAACTCCAGAGGTCGCTCTACTACGGCAGAATTCAATAACGTACCTCTATGTTTTCAATTTAATGAGGCCGTTTGTTCTTTTCCTAACTGCAAATTTGCTCATATTTGTAGTGTTTGCAAGGATCCACACCCGAAATCTGTTTGTCCACGCCGGTACAAACCTGCACCCCGAGGGAAAACCCTAATTCGGAAAAAATTTTGAATAAACACCCATCTACTCCTATTAATATTCCCAACCTTTCAAGCTACCTCTCTTCTCACCCCGATCCGGTATTTGTTGATTATTTAATCACCGGTTTGTCCCAAGGGTTTCGGGTGGGTATCCTCTCTCCTCTTTCTGCCTCTTTTGTTGCAAAAAAATTGCAATCCGCAAGACAGGAACCTGAAGTGGTGTCAGTTCTTTTAGATAAAGAGGTTAATAAAGGATATGTTATCGGCCCCTTCACTTCTCCTCCTTTTTCTCCTTTTCGGATTAATGCCATCGGCATCGCAACTCGCAAATATTCCGGTAAAAAACGTCTAATCTTTGATATGTCTTCTCCACATTCCTCCAACATAGCTAGCGTTAACGAAAACATTCCCCTAACACCTTTTTCTCTTCATTACGCTACGGTGGATAACGCCATTCAGTTAATAAAATTAGCTGGTCCTGGCGCTTGGTTAGCCAAAGCTGACATTACCGACGCTTTTAAAATTATTCCAATTCACCCATCTGATTGGCCGTATTTTGGAGTGAAATGGAACTCAAAATTCTACTTCGCTGTGAGGCTGACGTTCGGTTGTAGAAGTAGCCCGCATATTTTCAACAGTCTCTCAGAAGCTCTGTGTTGGATTCTACTGAACATCTGTAAGCTTCCTTTCGTTTTGCATTTACTAGACGATTTTCTGCTAGTCGACTTTCCATCTTCACAATCTTCCATCCTTAGTATTCTTAAACAAATATTTAGCGACGTCGGCGTTCCACTCTCTGCCGAAAAAACATTAGGCCCTTCTACTTCGTTAGAATTCTTAGGCATTTCCCTTGACACAGTCAAAATGCAAGCTTCTTTGCCACAAGAGAAACTCCTAAGGATCAGGTCATTTCTGGAATCTTTTTCCTCTCTACGCTGCGTCACGAAACGAGACATGCTCTCTCTGCTCGGTCACCTCAATTTCGCCATGAGCATCATACCACAAGGCAGAACATTTATCTCTCGGCTGTTAACTATGGCCCATTCCGTCCAAAAATTAAGCGATCCGATCCAGGTAGATGACGGTTGTCTCTCCGATATAAAATTTTGGACTCAGTTGCTTAATGATTGGAACggtatttctttcttttacaatGACGCCTTTGAATCCTCCGCAGACCTTCATTTATTTACCGATGCTGCCCCATCCATCGGCTTCGGTGGGTTTTTTCGAGGGCAATGGTTCGCAGAGAAGTGGCCAAACAAATTCCCTAAGAAAGAATCAGGTTCCGTGTCTTCTGCGCTCTACGAGATTTATCCTCTGGTAGTTGCTAGTGTAATCTGGGGTTCAGCGTGGTCAAGGAAACGCATTTTGCTGTTTTGCGACAACGAAGCCACTGTTGCCATTATCAATAAAGGCAGGTCATCGTGCCAAACGATCATGCCTTTTTTGAGGCGTTTAATCTGGCAATCCGTCactttcaattttattattaaagctgctCATATACCAGGGCACTGCAACGTTATTGCTGACGCGCTCTCCCGCTTTCGTTTTCAGACGTTCAGACGACTTTGCCCTTCAGCCAATACAGAACCAACACCCTGCCCTCCCCTATCAGCAACTATGTTAAATTAGACGATTTGCAAAAATCAGCTAGGCATTACATGTCTAAAGGAGTTGCTCCTTCAACTTTTAAAGCTTACACTTCAGCTTGGTCTTCTTTTCTAATGTTTTGCTACTCCTTTCAGATACCTTTATTTCCTATTCTGGTTACCACGGTTTGCTCGTTCCTTGTTTTTAATTTCGAAAATCGCAATTTAAAAATTTCCTCAATTCGCAGATTGCTCGCTGGGATTCAATTTTATGCTAAATATTTTAATCCCGATTTTCCAAGTCTCTTCACTGATTCTTCCGTTAGATTACTGCTCAAAGGCTTCGCTAAATCCTCTACGAATTCCCCCGACAAAAGGTTGCCTTTTTCTTTGCCTCTGTTGCAAAGATTAATCCTTTCCCTACGCAATGGCCTTTTTTCCATATACTCCAATATTCTGCTAGAAGCAGTGTTCTTAACTGCTTTCTATGGATTTATGCGCCCAGGCGAATTCACTTCAGCATCTAAACGTTTTGATCCTGTCCgtggtctctgtctctctgacttACATTTCTCTCCTAACTTCTTTACACTTTTTCTTAAACACTCTAAAAATGACTCTTCTGGTTCTGGTGTTTCCATAACAATATCCAAAATAAGCAATAATTTCTGTCCCTTCACATCTATGATTAGATTCCTCAAAATTCGCCCTAGATCCTCAGATCACTCACCCCTATTCTCACTCTCTAACGGAGCTCCTCTTTCTAAAACCTGGTTCAGATCTCATCTAGTTTCTGTCCTTAAAAACTGTAGCCTATCCCCTTCCCTGTATACTGGACACTCATTTAGGATAGGAGCAGCTACTACAGCAGCCGAACGCGGCGTTCCTACAACAGCTATTAAGATTCTGGGAAGATGGTCTTCCTCCGCTTTTGAGTCTTACATAAGACCTGACCTTAAGACCATCCtcgaagctcagcaagctctgcAATAATAATTCAGGTAAATTCCTATGCAACTACTGGTGGTGGTGCCatgctctatctatctgtcaaagTACAGTTTTCATAATTCATGCCATGTATTAGTTGCGTTGTTCTGCGTcaccttgtctatgtgtggctcagtgTGGCCTTCTCTATGTGACTCTGCGTGGCCTTGCCTATGTGGCTCAgtgtggccttgtctatgtggctctgcgtggccttgtctatgtggctctgcgtggcctagtctatgtgtggctcagcgcggcctcgtctatgtgtggctcagcgcggcctcgtctatgtgtggctcagcgcggcctcgtccaagtgtggctcagcgcggcctcgtcttgtgtggctcagcgtggccttgtctatgtgtggctcagcgtggccttgtctatgtgtggctcagcttggccttgtctatgtgtggctcagcgtggccttgtctatgtgtggctcagcgtggccttgtctatgtggctcagcgtggccttgtctatgtggctcagcgtggccttgtctatgtggctcagcgtggccttgtctatgtggctcagcgtggccttgtctatgtggctcagcgtggtcttgtctatgtgtggctcagcgtggccttgtctatgtggctcagcgtggccttgtctatgtggctcagcgtggccttgtctatgtggctcagcgtggccttgtctatgtgtggctcgtcacgtgtataaaaaaaaaaaaaaaaaaaaagaaatatatatatataattcataattgGAACCCTATTATAAACTGTTAAAACAAGTTATTGAAGTTTTCATGTCTATCATGATTGTTCattgctaattattttatttatttatttattcatttttctctcttttaggtACGTCAAGATAGACAGCCGGCAAGTATATTAATTTTCCATTTCTGGGGGTAGGCTCCATTCCAATAGAATTATTCTTCCACTAGTTTttgggggtcggctgcgcccctgccttcatcttcaggcaggaaatactgAATCCGTACCCTCGGACAGCTATTTACGAATGGGGCCTACgccaaatacaaacatacagcttgctgggtcataaataaatgtatgaattgtttcaatatcttctccgagtctttctggtagaaatggaagctttagcataagttctgccaggaagactcaattgttagcgtcacctattaccttttcaatcgtccaatcacgttctaataatagaagtataaaagAACCTGTGCTTACACTTGTCTGAGTTTGCAGATGCTGAACACGTCACTCGCCACCACCCACCCCTCCACCACCAAGATTGGCTCCTCCCTCAACAATAACAAGCATCTTCCCTCCATCTCCCTTACCACCACAGGATGTTCTTCCCCTCCAACCataccaccaccaccaggatggtccctcCTAAAACGTCacgggggtcggctgcgcccctgccttcatcttcaggcaggaaatactgAATCCGTACCCTCGGACAGCTATTTACGAATGGGGCCTACgccaaatacaaacatacagcttgctgggtcataaataaatgtatgaattgtttcaatatcttctccgagtctttctggtagaactaagattgatgtaaatacacaaagcactgccatcaagttagcacttttaaacattcgctcactaaaaaaacaaacaaacaaaaaaaaaacatttctaatcaatgactttataaccacaaacaatctggattttatgtttctaaatgaaacatggctagaagacagctgcagtgcaacaatcctaaatgaagcagcccctcctaacttcacttacatgagtgtttgcaggactgttaggagaggtgggggtgtagctgctctatttaaagatgtctatcaatgcaagcaagtgtcatttggtcagtacctGTCTTTCAAATATCTAGgaattgtgctgaaaggtgccccacgcattctgtttattattatttacaggcctccaaaatactctccaccctttgttgaagaggtcacagaaatgttatcaataatttcctcagagtttgactgttttgcaattgcaggggattttaatattcacatagataatgcagaaaacaaaactacaaaaaaaaaaaaatgataacggttctaaacacctttgacctgattcagcatgtgcatggacccacacacaaaggtggacacactctggatctaatcatcagtaggggtctaaacatttcatccatttttactaaggacatagcactatctgatcacttctgtattttctttgatatattgatctctgctaccactggatctagatctgtctctgtcagaaggagatgcataaacgagaacacaagtgtactatttatggaggctatatatttaaaaccaagcatttctgcagactctgttgatattctcctttattcctttaactcaaaagttaagaatgttattgatgatattgctccaataatagtcagtaagaaaacaaacagacataaatcagtttggagaagatcaacagcagttcagactatgaaaagacaatgcagaaaagccgagcggatgtggaggaagacgaaacttgaaattcactatagcatctataaagagagtcttcatgcttttaatgtgaaatgtgaaactagccacagctagacagaatttcttttcaaaccttataaacagtaacttaaataacacccgtactctttttgccactgttgagagactgacaaccccccccccaagtcagattcccagtgatatgctctcagacagcaaatgcaatgagtttgcttctttcttttctgagaagatcataaatatcaggaaggcgattagcacatcctcaagtaatgcagtggtcagacagattcggccaaaatatcaaaaagatactatgtctatttttgaaacaattgatagcaaaattctggaagacgtagtgcagcaactaaaatcgtcaacctgttgtcttgactcacttcccacatctttttccAAATTGTGCTTGACTACTAAAAGCAGAtttcttagaagtggtgaatgcctcacttctttctgggacatttccaaactccttaaaaactgcagttgttaagcccctcctgaaaaaaacaatcttgataacacaattttgagcaattttagaccaatatctaatcttccttttataggcaaaattatagaaaaggtagtttttaatcagctgaacaaatacttaaactcaaatggatacctggacaattttcaatctggtttccgaccgcatcacagcacagagacagcactcattaagataataaatgatattcgcttaaattgtgactctggcaaaatattggtgctggtattgctagatctcagtgctgcgtttgacactgtcgaccataacatactactagagagattggaaaactgggtcgggctttctgggatggtactcaaatggttcagatcatacttagaagggagaggctattatgtgagtataggagagcataagtctaagtggacgtccatgacatgcggagtcccactaggctcaattcttgcaccgctcttgtttagcctgtatatgcttccactaagtcaaataatgagaaagaaccaaattgcctaccacagctatgctgatgatacccagatttacctagccttatctccaaatgactacatccctgttgactccctctgccaatgcattgatgaaattaatagttggatgtgccagaactatcttcagttaaataagggaaaaactgaagtcattgcatttggaaacaaagatgaagtgttcaaggtgaatgcataccttgactctaggggtcaaacaactaaaaatcaagtcagggatcttggtgtgattctggagacagaccttagtttcagtagtcatgtcaaagcagtaactaaatcagcatactatcatttaaaaaacattgcaagaattagatgttttgtttccagtcaagacttggagaaacttgttcatgcctttatcaccagcagggtggactattgtaatgggctcctcactggcctttccaaaaagaccattagacagctgcagctcatccagaatgctgctgccaggattctgactagaaccagaaaatctgagcatatcacaccagtcctcaggtccttacactggcttccagttacatttaggattgattttaaagtacttttacttgtatataagtcactaaatgacctaggaccgaaatatattgcagatatgttcactgaatataaacctaacactcagatcactaggatcaagtcagttagaaataccaagggttcacacaaaacaatggGATTCCGCccttagttactatgctgcctgcagttggaatcagcttccagaagagatcagatgtgctaaaacactagtcacatttaaatctagaatcaaaacacatctttttagctgtgcatttattgagtgagcactgtgcaatgtccgaactgattgcactatattttcactgttttcttttatttttttttattttttttttatttttttatgttaaatcattttctaactgtttttaaatgttttaatcattttaaaagttttaaaattgttttatttttgttattatttttcttcatgattattttactttcttttatgtaaagcactttgaattaccattgtgtactaaatgttctatataaataaacttgccttgccttgccttgcctaaaatACTTGACTTTCGGAGTACAGACTGAAGAGGTTTGTCTCATGTTTTTCTTATGCATTGCAGATTCTGTGAACCGTTAACTAAATGCCAGTTATCTATATAATACATTTCTGCTCAGCCTCAAACAGATATTAATTCAAGATTTGTGATACTTCTGTATTGGAGAGAGTTGAAAAGGGTTGGGGGGTACTTTTGCAGTTACATTTTTGTGGAGCCACAGTGTTTCTGAAGGTGGAATTATtgcatattgttatattatatatatatttcactatatttcactatatttcaCTGTGTCCTTTTCAGTGCATTTACTTGAGTGAAATGCACTCATGTCACCGAAGGGCTACTGTGTGATGTGTTCTTGTCTGTGTAATGACTGTCAGGCAGCTTGTGGTTGCTGTTTTCTGGGGTCTGTTACCTCCTCTCTTAATCAAATCATGTCTCTTGGCTTGAGGACATCCTTCATTAAATGTATCAGGAAGGGAGCGTATTGTGCCTCACTGAAGCACGATGGGTTTTGCTC is drawn from Carassius gibelio isolate Cgi1373 ecotype wild population from Czech Republic chromosome B1, carGib1.2-hapl.c, whole genome shotgun sequence and contains these coding sequences:
- the LOC127948509 gene encoding uncharacterized protein LOC127948509 — its product is MSKGVAPSTFKAYTSAWSSFLMFCYSFQIPLFPILVTTVCSFLVFNFENRNLKISSIRRLLAGIQFYAKYFNPDFPSLFTDSSVRLLLKGFAKSSTNSPDKRLPFSLPLLQRLILSLRNGLFSIYSNILLEAVFLTAFYGFMRPGEFTSASKRFDPVRGLCLSDLHFSPNFFTLFLKHSKNDSSGSGVSITISKISNNFCPFTSMIRFLKIRPRSSDHSPLFSLSNGAPLSKTWFRSHLVSVLKNCSLSPSLYTGHSFRIGAATTAAERGVPTTAIKILGRWSSSAFESYIRPDLKTILEAQQALQ